A single window of Nasonia vitripennis strain AsymCx chromosome 4, Nvit_psr_1.1, whole genome shotgun sequence DNA harbors:
- the LOC100115203 gene encoding integrator complex subunit 11, with protein MPDIKVTPLGAGQDVGRSCILVSVGGKNIMLDCGMHMGFNDERRFPDFSYIVPEGPATNYIDCVIISHFHLDHCGALPYFTEMVGYTGPIYMTHPTKAIAPILLEDMRKVAVERKGESNFFTSQMIKDCMKKVIAVTLHQSVMVDSELEIKAYYAGHVLGAAMFWIRVGSQSIVYTGDYNMTPDRHLGAAWIDKCRPDLLISESTYATTIRDSKRCRERDFLKKVHECIDKGGKVLIPVFALGRAQELCILLETYWERMNLKAPVYFALGLTEKANNYYKMFITWTNQKIKKTFVQRNMFDFKHIKPFDKSYIDNPGAMVVFATPGMLHAGLSLQIFKKWAPNEANMVIMPGFCVQGTVGHKVLNGAKRIEFENRQIVEVKMTVEYMSFSAHADAKGIMQLIQYCEPKNVMLVHGEFAKMEYLKDKIKQEFGINCYNPANGETCIITTKSKVPIDASLALLKSEAKKYSALPPDPKRRRLLHSVLMCREDGICLLDSEEVSKAAGVTRHIVRFTSAIQVRDPGPAGGTARKLLLPLQERLGGWGIEMIDSSIMVETVVVKIEGDEDEQKTVYVSWTNQDEDLGSYILGFLQTMLN; from the exons ATGCCAGATATCAAAGTTACACCATTGGGAGCTGGGCAAGATGTTGGCAGAAGTTGTATACTTGTGTCAGTGGGTGGCAAAAATATAATGCTGGATTGTGGTATGCACATGGGATTTAACGATGAAAGAAGATTCCCAGATTTTTCTTACATCGTTCCTGAAGGTCCAGCAACAAATTACATCGATTGCGTTATTATTTCTCACTTTCATCTTGATCATTGTGGAGCACTCCCTTACTTCACTGAAATG gtGGGATATACTGGTCCAATTTACATGACACATCCAACAAAAGCTATTGCACCAATTTTGTTAGAGGATATGAGAAAAGTGGCAGTGGAGCGTAAGGGTGAAAGTAATTTCTTCACTTCACAAATGATAAAAGATTGTATGAAAAAGGTAATTGCTGTTACTTTACATCAATCAGTTATGGTTGATTCAGAGTTAGAAATAAAAGCATACTATGCAGGACATGTTCTTGGAGCCGCGATGTTTTGGATACGTGTTGGTTCACAATCAATAGTATACACTGGCGATTACAACATGACTCCAGATCGACATTTAGGAGCTGCCTGGATAGACAAATGTAGACCAGATCTGTTGATTTCTGAATCAACCTATGCCACTACAATAAGAGATTCTAAAAGATGCAGAGAaagagattttttaaaaaaagttcaCGAGTGTATTGACAAAGGTGGTAAAGTACTGATTCCAGTGTTTGCTTTGGGAAGAGCGCAAGAGTTGTGTATACTACTAGAAACATATTGGGAACGCATGAATTTAAAAGCTCCCGTTTACTTTGCTCTTGGTTTAACAGAAAAAGCAAACAATTATTACAAAATGTTCATCACTTGGACCAATCaaaaaatcaagaaaactTTTGTCCAGAGAAACATGTTTGATTTCAAACACATTAAGCCGTTTGATAAATCATACATTGACAATCCTGGAGCGATGGTGGTATTTGCTACACCTGGAATGTTACACGCAGGTTTATCATTGCAGATTTTCAAAAAGTGGGCACCTAATGAAGCTAATATGGTTATCATGCCTGGTTTTTGCGTTCAAGGTACTGTGGGTCACAAAGTTTTGAATGGTGCTAAAAgaattgaatttgaaaatCGTCAAATCGTTGAAGTTAAAATGACTGTCGAATATATGTCATTTTCTGCTCACGCAGATGCAAAAGGTATAATGCAATTAATACAATACTGTGAACCTAAAAATGTAATGCTAGTTCACGGCGAGTTTGCCAAAATGGAGTACTTGAAAGATAAAATCAAACAAGAGTTTGGCATAAATTGTTACAATCCAGCAAATGGAGAAACATGTATTATTACTACTAAATCAAAAGTACCAATTGATGCATCACTAGCGCTTCTAAAATCGGAAGCCAAAAAGTATTCGGCATTGCCACCTGATCCCAAACGGCGCAGATTATTACACAGTGTATTGATGTGTCGCGAAGATGGCATTTGTCTTCTTGATTCAGAAGAG GTTTCAAAAGCGGCAGGAGTAACTAGACATATAGTAAGATTCACGTCTGCAATTCAAGTTAGAGATCCTGGACCTGCAGGGGGTACTGCAAGGAAACTATTACTACCTCTTCAAGAAAGATTAGGCGGCTGGGGTATAGAAATGATTGATAGTTCAATAATGGTTGAAACCGTTGTAGTCAAAATTGAAGGAGATGAAGATGAACAGAAAACTGTTTACGTTTCTTGGACCAATCAAGATGAAGATTTAGGAAGTTATATTCTTGGATTTTTGCAAACCATGctcaactaa